The following are from one region of the Paenibacillus sp. KS-LC4 genome:
- a CDS encoding sulfite exporter TauE/SafE family protein, which translates to MIEQKAVTTVFEWIALVLLGMAAAMFGSIVGLGGGIIIVPALMYLGPSLIGAPIDHGTAVGTSLTMLIVTALASTLSYAKRKIVDYRSAWLLFTTSGPAAMLGAAMTGLLKGAAFNLSFGIFMLLISALLIVRNYLKPVAREWPVQRTMMDAAGEQHTYGYAIWPMLVIGLGVGIISGLFGIGGGSLFVPLMVLLFRFPPHAATATSMLVIFLSSILGSATHVWLGEINWWILLALIPGAWVGGRLGAYIAGRMSGNGLLWLLRITLLILACQLVYEGIRQL; encoded by the coding sequence ATGATTGAACAGAAGGCGGTGACAACAGTGTTTGAATGGATTGCACTCGTATTATTAGGGATGGCAGCGGCGATGTTCGGAAGCATCGTCGGTCTGGGCGGTGGTATTATTATCGTGCCAGCCCTAATGTATTTGGGGCCATCACTTATAGGCGCTCCAATCGACCATGGGACAGCGGTTGGCACCTCGCTTACGATGCTCATTGTAACAGCGCTTGCCTCGACGCTATCCTACGCAAAGCGCAAAATCGTCGATTATCGCAGCGCCTGGCTGCTGTTCACGACAAGCGGTCCGGCTGCAATGCTTGGAGCGGCTATGACAGGGCTTTTGAAAGGCGCCGCTTTTAATTTGTCCTTTGGCATTTTTATGCTGCTTATATCCGCATTATTGATCGTGCGAAATTATTTGAAACCGGTTGCGCGGGAGTGGCCGGTGCAGAGGACGATGATGGATGCAGCTGGCGAGCAGCATACGTATGGCTATGCGATTTGGCCGATGCTTGTTATCGGGCTTGGTGTGGGCATCATTTCCGGATTGTTTGGCATCGGCGGGGGCTCCTTGTTCGTTCCGCTAATGGTGCTGCTGTTCCGTTTTCCGCCGCATGCGGCAACCGCTACGTCGATGTTAGTCATTTTTTTATCGTCCATATTAGGCAGTGCCACGCATGTGTGGCTGGGGGAGATCAACTGGTGGATTTTACTTGCACTTATTCCGGGCGCTTGGGTTGGCGGGAGGCTGGGGGCATATATCGCGGGCAGGATGAGCGGCAATGGGCTGCTATGGCTGCTGCGGATTACCCTGCTCATTCTGGCCTGCCAATTGGTCTATGAAGGCATTAGGCAGCTGTAG
- a CDS encoding inositol monophosphatase family protein — MSDQREPLVVSGKSFTAVAINCAAKAGEWIKTKLGNYNRLDTKFSSHDLVTEVDKGSEQLIKKLVLTHFPHHSFLGEEGVEPGPEASAQALADKSEAEYLWIVDPIDGTTNFVHGFPFFVVSIALAYKGEVIVGVVYDPMRDELFLAEKGKGAYVSGKRMQVSKEETLSSSLIATGFPADHLYALPLNLKGIQALAPQVRNLRSSGSAALHMAYVAAGRLTGFWEIGLNSWDLAAGSLLVQESGGIVTDTQGNGYHLGVRNVAASNGLMHKPFLKALADAEAVE; from the coding sequence GTGAGTGATCAGCGTGAACCTTTAGTTGTAAGCGGCAAAAGCTTCACTGCGGTTGCGATCAATTGCGCGGCCAAAGCGGGCGAATGGATCAAGACAAAACTAGGAAATTATAATAGACTGGATACGAAATTTTCTTCGCATGATTTAGTAACAGAAGTAGATAAGGGCTCGGAGCAGCTTATTAAAAAGCTGGTTCTGACTCATTTTCCTCATCATTCTTTTTTGGGGGAAGAGGGGGTCGAGCCTGGACCTGAGGCTTCAGCACAGGCACTCGCGGACAAGAGCGAGGCGGAATATTTATGGATTGTCGATCCGATTGATGGAACAACGAACTTCGTTCATGGTTTTCCTTTTTTTGTCGTATCTATTGCGCTTGCTTATAAAGGTGAAGTTATTGTTGGGGTTGTATATGACCCGATGAGGGACGAGCTATTCCTTGCTGAGAAGGGGAAGGGCGCCTATGTATCCGGCAAGCGGATGCAGGTGTCGAAGGAAGAAACACTCAGCAGCAGCTTGATCGCCACGGGCTTCCCGGCAGATCATCTTTATGCGCTGCCGCTGAATTTGAAAGGCATTCAGGCGCTTGCGCCGCAGGTGCGCAATCTACGCTCGTCAGGCTCGGCTGCGCTTCATATGGCTTATGTAGCAGCAGGGCGCCTTACAGGCTTCTGGGAAATTGGGCTGAATAGCTGGGATTTGGCAGCAGGCTCGCTGCTTGTACAGGAGTCGGGCGGCATCGTCACAGATACGCAGGGCAATGGCTACCATCTCGGGGTTCGAAATGTAGCAGCTTCGAATGGGCTGATGCATAAGCCGTTTTTGAAGGCATTGGCAGATGCTGAGGCAGTGGAGTAG
- a CDS encoding Rpn family recombination-promoting nuclease/putative transposase has protein sequence MPVEHGSLVNWLLFLKGTLKFNCEALTMNEPELKKAMTTLEFLSQDVEARRLYEARQKFLHDEASMIEGALAEGEARGEVRGEARGVLKGERKKALEVAQKLLALSVEISVIAAASGLSEAEIVALKKQG, from the coding sequence GTGCCCGTTGAGCATGGCAGTCTAGTCAATTGGCTGCTATTCCTTAAGGGTACGCTTAAATTCAATTGCGAGGCGCTAACAATGAACGAACCTGAATTAAAAAAGGCGATGACTACACTAGAGTTTCTTAGCCAGGATGTTGAAGCTCGCAGATTATATGAAGCCAGGCAGAAATTTCTACATGATGAGGCATCTATGATTGAGGGAGCGCTTGCTGAAGGAGAAGCACGCGGAGAAGTACGTGGAGAAGCACGTGGGGTCCTTAAAGGCGAGCGAAAAAAAGCGCTAGAAGTTGCCCAGAAGCTTTTAGCACTCAGCGTTGAAATTTCCGTTATTGCTGCGGCTTCCGGTTTATCAGAAGCTGAAATTGTTGCGCTTAAGAAGCAAGGGTAA
- the coaA gene encoding type I pantothenate kinase: MNPYMEFDRAAWSALRDHTPLPLTEEELSELKGLNDQVSLEEVEAIYLPLTHLLNLHIEAAERLRQASAAFLHMEAPKVPFVLGIAGSVAVGKSTTARLLQRLLSMHGSGRKVDLVTTDGFLYPKRVLEERGLMKRKGFPESYAVKMLMDFMGQIKSGNPHVKAPIYSHLTYDIIPGQYQLVEQPDVLIVEGINVLQVSKEAHSFVSDFFDFSIFVDAPETFIERWYVERFLMLRHTAFKNKDSYFHRYASLTDEEAVETAATIWKEINAVNLYDNILPTKRRAMLILQKDAQHRIQQIQLRK; encoded by the coding sequence ATGAACCCATATATGGAATTTGACCGCGCCGCTTGGTCGGCACTCCGTGATCATACCCCACTGCCGCTCACAGAGGAAGAACTGAGTGAACTGAAGGGCCTCAATGACCAAGTGTCGCTTGAGGAGGTAGAGGCGATTTATTTGCCGCTTACCCATCTGCTGAACCTGCATATCGAAGCTGCTGAGCGGCTAAGGCAGGCTTCAGCTGCTTTTCTCCATATGGAGGCACCTAAAGTACCGTTTGTCCTGGGCATAGCAGGCAGCGTAGCCGTAGGCAAAAGCACGACAGCACGGCTGCTGCAGCGGCTGCTTTCCATGCATGGGAGCGGCCGCAAGGTCGATCTCGTTACGACAGACGGCTTCCTCTACCCTAAGCGGGTACTGGAGGAACGCGGGCTGATGAAGCGTAAAGGGTTTCCTGAAAGCTATGCGGTCAAGATGCTGATGGATTTTATGGGGCAAATAAAATCGGGCAATCCACATGTGAAAGCGCCGATCTATTCTCATTTGACCTATGATATTATTCCCGGGCAATATCAGCTTGTCGAACAGCCGGATGTGCTGATTGTCGAAGGGATTAATGTTTTGCAGGTCAGCAAAGAAGCACATTCTTTTGTAAGCGATTTTTTCGACTTCTCGATTTTTGTCGATGCGCCAGAAACATTCATCGAGCGCTGGTATGTCGAACGCTTCCTCATGCTGCGGCATACCGCTTTTAAAAACAAGGACTCTTACTTCCACCGCTATGCCAGCCTTACGGATGAAGAAGCTGTCGAGACAGCAGCAACGATCTGGAAGGAAATCAATGCCGTCAATTTGTACGACAATATTTTGCCGACGAAGCGGCGGGCGATGCTGATCCTGCAAAAGGATGCTCAGCACCGTATTCAGCAAATTCAATTGCGCAAATAG
- a CDS encoding glutamate-1-semialdehyde 2,1-aminomutase, translating to MTIQRPRSEALYADALEHIVGGVNSPSRSFKGVGGGAPVFMKRAEGAYFWDVDDNRYIDYLAAYGPIITGHAHPHITEAIVRAAQNGVLYGTPTELEVHLARMLKDAIPSMDKVRFVNSGTEAVMTTIRVARAFTKRSKIIKFAGCYHGHSDLVLVAAGSGPSTLGIPDSAGVPISIAQEVITVPFNDIPALKQALERFGHETAAVMVEPIVGNFGMVMPHEGYLEQLCALTREAGALVIYDEVISAFRFHYGSSQTFAAFPDQAAIEPDLTALGKIIGGGLPIGAYGGRRSIMEQVAPLGPAYQAGTMAGNPASISAGIACLEVLKTPGIYERMDRLARQLADGLKAAAHKNGFAFTINQIRGSFSAHFCNHPVTNYDEAQDTDGELFGRFFKLMLDQGINLAPSKYEAWFLTIAHTDEDIHATIAAAEHAFSKL from the coding sequence ATGACGATTCAAAGACCACGCTCCGAGGCGCTATATGCCGATGCGCTTGAGCATATTGTAGGCGGCGTCAACAGCCCTTCCCGTTCGTTCAAAGGAGTTGGCGGCGGTGCACCCGTATTTATGAAACGTGCCGAGGGCGCCTATTTCTGGGATGTCGACGACAATCGCTATATTGATTATTTGGCGGCGTACGGTCCCATTATTACTGGACATGCCCATCCGCATATAACCGAAGCGATTGTTCGCGCCGCGCAAAATGGCGTTTTGTATGGTACGCCAACCGAGCTTGAGGTTCATTTGGCACGCATGCTGAAGGACGCTATTCCCTCTATGGATAAGGTGCGCTTCGTCAACTCCGGCACCGAGGCGGTGATGACGACCATTCGCGTCGCACGGGCGTTTACGAAACGCAGCAAAATTATTAAATTCGCCGGCTGCTACCATGGACATTCGGATCTAGTGCTCGTAGCGGCAGGCTCAGGCCCTTCAACACTTGGCATACCAGACAGCGCTGGCGTACCAATAAGCATCGCCCAAGAGGTCATTACGGTGCCTTTCAACGATATTCCGGCCTTGAAGCAGGCGCTTGAACGCTTCGGTCACGAGACGGCTGCCGTTATGGTCGAGCCAATAGTTGGTAATTTTGGCATGGTCATGCCGCATGAAGGCTATTTGGAGCAGCTATGCGCTCTGACTCGTGAGGCAGGAGCGCTTGTCATTTACGATGAAGTCATCAGCGCATTCCGCTTCCATTACGGCTCCTCGCAAACGTTCGCTGCCTTCCCTGATCAAGCCGCTATTGAGCCGGATCTTACGGCGCTTGGCAAAATTATCGGCGGCGGGCTGCCGATTGGCGCTTATGGCGGGCGCCGCAGCATTATGGAGCAGGTCGCACCGCTCGGCCCTGCTTATCAGGCGGGAACGATGGCTGGCAATCCAGCCTCCATCTCCGCAGGTATCGCCTGTCTCGAAGTGTTGAAGACGCCTGGCATTTATGAGCGTATGGATCGGCTTGCTAGACAACTGGCAGACGGACTGAAAGCGGCAGCACATAAAAATGGCTTTGCGTTCACGATTAATCAAATTCGCGGATCATTTTCGGCCCATTTTTGCAATCATCCCGTTACAAATTACGATGAAGCGCAGGATACGGACGGCGAGCTATTCGGGCGCTTCTTTAAGCTAATGCTCGATCAGGGCATTAATTTGGCTCCCTCCAAATATGAAGCGTGGTTTCTGACCATCGCCCATACCGATGAAGACATTCATGCGACCATTGCGGCGGCGGAGCACGCCTTCAGCAAGCTTTAA
- a CDS encoding LCP family protein → MEKRPKKAKLSKTWKWILTIVLILLGIGVAYAGYWIYGVYNATSDFNKPKEESRFSQFEDTGLEAPKWEGTERVNILLLGGDARGMDEGQIPRSDSMLVLSIDPTTKRAHLLSILRDTYVKIEGHGRGRINTAITLGKPELAMKTVSDLLGLDIQYYVYTDFEGFKSLIDTMGGITIDVEKDMRYTDNADGNRYDIDLKKGVQLLDGDKALQYVRFRHDAMSDFTRTERQRKFLQALAKELQSGWNILKMKEILESVSPYIETNLTTTDMLKLGQLGVDSHVAGTAQVPPMDMIADEEVGGASVLGVRNEDQLKAYVDTLLESDDTLASPEASPGADGAEASSSAGATVTPSP, encoded by the coding sequence ATGGAAAAAAGGCCGAAGAAAGCTAAGCTATCAAAAACGTGGAAATGGATTCTGACCATTGTCCTTATTCTGCTGGGTATTGGCGTTGCTTATGCAGGTTACTGGATTTATGGCGTTTATAATGCTACGTCAGATTTCAATAAACCGAAAGAGGAATCAAGATTTTCCCAATTTGAGGACACTGGGCTTGAAGCTCCTAAATGGGAAGGAACGGAACGCGTCAACATTTTGCTGCTGGGCGGCGATGCACGTGGCATGGATGAAGGACAAATTCCACGTTCGGACTCTATGCTTGTACTATCTATAGATCCAACTACAAAGAGGGCCCATCTCTTGTCGATCCTTCGCGATACTTATGTCAAGATTGAAGGACATGGACGGGGAAGGATTAATACGGCTATCACGCTTGGCAAGCCTGAGCTGGCAATGAAGACGGTCAGCGACTTGCTGGGACTCGATATTCAGTATTATGTTTACACAGACTTTGAGGGCTTTAAATCTTTAATTGATACAATGGGCGGCATCACGATTGATGTCGAGAAGGATATGCGTTATACCGACAATGCCGACGGCAACCGTTACGATATTGATTTGAAAAAAGGCGTTCAGCTGCTGGATGGCGACAAAGCGCTGCAATATGTACGCTTCCGCCATGATGCAATGAGCGACTTCACACGTACCGAGCGTCAGCGCAAATTTTTGCAGGCTCTTGCCAAGGAGCTGCAATCGGGTTGGAACATTCTCAAAATGAAGGAAATATTGGAGAGCGTCTCTCCTTATATTGAAACGAATTTAACGACCACAGATATGCTCAAGCTCGGACAGCTTGGCGTTGACAGCCATGTCGCTGGAACCGCACAGGTTCCGCCGATGGATATGATCGCTGATGAAGAGGTTGGCGGCGCTTCTGTGCTTGGCGTACGCAATGAGGATCAGCTTAAGGCCTATGTCGACACGCTGCTGGAAAGCGACGACACACTCGCTTCGCCTGAGGCATCACCTGGTGCTGACGGCGCCGAGGCCAGCAGCAGTGCTGGAGCAACGGTCACTCCCTCCCCATAA
- a CDS encoding ABC transporter ATP-binding protein, which produces MLAIDVKDLRKQFNVQKNREGLSGALKDLFKREYTEVTAVKDISFQIPQGEICGYIGENGAGKSTTIKMLTGILVPTSGDLRVNGYVPYKDREKFVAEIGVVFGQRSQLWWDIGVIESFQLLRKVYRVSEADFRKRLNNLIERLDLGDLLNRPVRKLSLGQRMRCELVASLLHNPSILFLDEPTIGLDIIVKTEIREFLKDLNREEGTTILLTTHDLQDIEALCSRVIMLDDGRIIYDGGLEDLKNRWSKGREIHFEFSSQTKLETLQALTGELDVTWKMDNDLTATMWLPHAINVSDALSKVVGGAAIQDIKIVETNTDEIVREIYRSGSASTDSEQQAALKETTVS; this is translated from the coding sequence ATGCTGGCAATAGATGTTAAGGATCTGCGCAAGCAGTTTAATGTGCAAAAAAACCGGGAAGGGCTGTCCGGGGCGCTGAAGGACCTGTTTAAACGCGAATATACGGAGGTTACAGCCGTAAAGGATATTTCTTTTCAAATCCCGCAAGGCGAAATCTGTGGCTACATCGGTGAAAATGGCGCAGGCAAATCGACAACCATTAAAATGCTGACGGGCATTTTAGTACCAACGTCCGGCGATTTGCGTGTCAACGGTTACGTTCCCTACAAGGACCGCGAAAAGTTTGTCGCTGAAATCGGAGTCGTCTTCGGACAGCGTTCGCAGCTATGGTGGGATATTGGGGTTATTGAGTCGTTTCAATTGCTGCGTAAAGTGTATCGTGTATCGGAGGCCGATTTTCGCAAGCGGCTGAACAATTTGATTGAGCGGCTTGATCTTGGCGATTTGCTCAACCGTCCTGTCCGCAAGCTGAGCCTTGGTCAGCGGATGCGCTGCGAGCTTGTCGCTTCGCTGCTGCACAATCCGTCGATTTTATTTTTGGATGAGCCGACGATCGGGCTTGATATTATCGTCAAAACCGAAATTCGTGAATTTCTAAAGGATTTGAACCGCGAGGAAGGTACGACGATTTTGCTCACGACCCATGATTTGCAGGATATCGAGGCGCTATGCTCACGTGTCATTATGCTGGATGATGGTCGCATTATTTATGACGGCGGTCTGGAGGACTTGAAAAATCGCTGGAGCAAGGGACGCGAAATTCACTTCGAATTCAGCTCCCAGACGAAGCTGGAGACGCTCCAAGCCTTGACTGGCGAGTTAGATGTAACTTGGAAAATGGACAATGATCTGACGGCAACGATGTGGCTGCCGCATGCAATCAACGTTTCTGATGCACTGTCCAAGGTCGTAGGCGGTGCGGCCATTCAAGATATTAAAATCGTGGAGACGAACACGGATGAGATCGTTCGTGAAATTTACCGCTCCGGCTCGGCTAGCACAGATTCAGAGCAGCAGGCAGCGCTGAAGGAGACGACGGTCTCATGA
- a CDS encoding ABC-2 family transporter protein translates to MMGAYLDFIRIRFITMLAYRVNYYSGIVIYAINIGAYYFLWKAIFGEQQELAGFTVAQMTTYVAVSWMARAFYFNNLDREIANDIRDGSVATQMTRPYSYLLVKMMQGFGEGLFRLLLFMIPGMIIVCLIFPVTLPTDPMTWMIYLVMLLFSFLINSQINILTGLFAFFVENNEGMMRMKRVMVDLFSGVVVPIAFFPGWLAVVMKWLPFQAITYLPSSVFTGRTPGSEIAGVFGLQVVWFVVLLVPIWFTWRAARKRLFVQGG, encoded by the coding sequence ATGATGGGCGCTTATCTGGATTTTATTCGCATCCGTTTTATTACGATGCTGGCATACCGCGTTAATTATTACAGTGGTATTGTTATTTATGCGATTAACATCGGGGCGTATTATTTTTTGTGGAAGGCGATTTTCGGAGAGCAGCAGGAGCTGGCAGGCTTTACCGTCGCCCAGATGACGACGTATGTCGCAGTATCATGGATGGCGAGGGCATTTTATTTTAACAATCTCGACCGTGAAATTGCCAATGACATTCGGGATGGCAGCGTTGCTACCCAAATGACAAGGCCGTATTCCTATTTGCTCGTAAAAATGATGCAGGGCTTCGGTGAAGGCTTATTCCGCCTGCTCCTGTTTATGATTCCGGGCATGATTATCGTCTGCCTGATTTTTCCCGTTACGCTGCCGACTGATCCGATGACGTGGATGATTTATTTAGTCATGCTGCTGTTCAGCTTTCTCATCAACTCGCAAATCAACATTTTAACAGGGCTGTTTGCCTTCTTCGTTGAAAATAATGAGGGCATGATGCGGATGAAACGCGTAATGGTCGATTTATTTTCCGGCGTTGTCGTGCCGATTGCTTTTTTTCCGGGCTGGCTCGCAGTTGTTATGAAATGGCTGCCGTTTCAAGCCATCACGTATTTGCCAAGCTCTGTATTTACAGGCAGGACGCCGGGCAGTGAAATTGCCGGGGTGTTTGGCCTGCAAGTAGTATGGTTCGTCGTGCTGCTTGTGCCAATTTGGTTCACATGGCGGGCGGCGCGCAAGCGGCTGTTCGTGCAAGGAGGTTAA
- a CDS encoding ABC-2 family transporter protein, with protein MLYAQLFWEYIKNYAKTRLTYRMDFWIEILSDMMFQFMNLIFILIVFRHTPSLGGWSEAEVVFVYGFFMIPYGIFSTFFSIWNFSERYIVKGEMDRILTRPAHNLFQVLLENVDPPSLIGSVVGAIIMFVCWGELGLPFHIMDIVLLAVFVIGAVLVYAGIYTALSAISFYSDAPTGIVPLIYNIQNYGRYPVNIYNKMIRFVLTWLLPFAFVGVIPASYFLEKKADDLSQLALLTPVVGLVFFTLGLLLWNHGVKRYRGAGS; from the coding sequence ATGCTGTACGCACAATTATTTTGGGAATATATTAAAAACTACGCGAAGACGCGGCTGACCTACCGAATGGATTTTTGGATTGAAATTTTGTCCGATATGATGTTCCAGTTCATGAACCTGATCTTCATTCTAATTGTTTTTCGACATACCCCATCGCTTGGCGGCTGGTCGGAGGCAGAGGTCGTGTTCGTCTATGGCTTCTTCATGATTCCATACGGCATTTTCAGCACCTTCTTCAGCATCTGGAATTTCAGTGAGCGGTATATTGTCAAAGGGGAAATGGACCGGATTTTGACGCGTCCGGCACATAATTTGTTTCAGGTGCTGCTCGAAAACGTCGATCCTCCTTCCCTGATTGGCTCCGTCGTCGGCGCAATTATTATGTTCGTATGCTGGGGAGAGCTGGGCTTGCCGTTCCATATCATGGACATTGTGCTGCTGGCGGTATTCGTGATTGGAGCTGTACTGGTGTATGCAGGGATATATACGGCTTTGTCGGCGATATCCTTCTACTCGGATGCTCCGACCGGCATTGTGCCGCTCATATACAATATTCAAAACTACGGGCGTTACCCGGTTAACATTTACAATAAAATGATTCGTTTTGTGCTGACCTGGCTGCTGCCTTTCGCATTCGTCGGTGTCATTCCTGCTTCGTATTTCCTCGAAAAGAAAGCGGATGACCTGTCGCAGCTCGCGCTGCTGACCCCGGTTGTAGGCCTTGTGTTCTTCACGCTCGGCTTGCTGCTTTGGAACCATGGAGTAAAGCGTTATCGCGGTGCGGGCTCATAA
- the bcp gene encoding thioredoxin-dependent thiol peroxidase, whose amino-acid sequence MSTIEVGQAVPNFKLPASDGTQVSLSNYLGKKVVLYFYPKDNTPTCTDQACDFRDAYPGMVDRDAVVIGISPDSVKSHEKFIAKKELPFLLLADEEHQVCELFGVWQLKKLYGREYMGVVRSTFLIDTEGKLAREWRKVKVKGHVEQVVEALKEI is encoded by the coding sequence ATGTCTACGATAGAAGTGGGACAAGCGGTGCCGAATTTTAAGCTTCCAGCATCAGATGGGACGCAGGTGAGCCTTAGCAATTATTTAGGCAAAAAGGTTGTGCTTTATTTTTATCCAAAGGATAATACGCCGACCTGCACGGATCAGGCTTGTGATTTTCGCGATGCTTATCCAGGGATGGTTGATCGTGATGCGGTTGTCATTGGCATTAGTCCTGACAGCGTGAAGTCGCATGAGAAGTTTATTGCGAAGAAGGAGCTGCCGTTTCTGCTGCTCGCCGATGAGGAGCATCAGGTGTGCGAGCTGTTCGGTGTGTGGCAGCTTAAGAAGCTGTACGGCAGGGAATATATGGGCGTCGTACGCTCGACCTTTCTAATTGACACTGAGGGCAAGCTAGCGCGCGAATGGCGCAAGGTAAAGGTGAAGGGGCATGTGGAGCAGGTTGTGGAGGCTCTTAAAGAAATTTAA
- a CDS encoding serine hydrolase, producing the protein MIGIKGKKIAGWLSRYTVARSALIGITAVSVLAGAGGAAAAAQSSSRTEHVQPASSKAVAVVVNGKAVEWNVQPLIQDGTTFVPLREAGKAAAGRIEWDGKTQTATIKVNGDVIVHQAGTSVVTVDGLAMNMSASSLNINGTLMLPLRSVTDALKASLQLSQTKELLTIRIQTDAVTKYGKADAAVDDYLKGAGFSGMALVAKDGEVLLRKGYGFSGTNKLNRPDAKSRIASITKSFTAASIMQLVEQGKLSLSDPVSKYVTGIPRGDDITIHMLLSHTSGLPSEFTRSGDVTIEQTIAELRTKQLKYEPGTTYLYSNNGYVLLAYVLEQLSGESYADYVNEHFLTPLGMKNSGTATPATPTIQGYILQKNNEWAAAPYYVSQSGTGTLYSTVDDLLKWDTALRAGKVVSEQSLEAMYTPHSDKNYGYGWIAINLNGEKGVFHNGSGSGYATGMLRNLDSGRTVILLGNHAGMDMTKLLQQVHKLAAEQ; encoded by the coding sequence ATGATTGGCATAAAAGGAAAGAAGATAGCAGGTTGGTTGAGTCGATACACAGTAGCGCGCAGCGCTCTGATCGGCATTACTGCCGTATCGGTGCTTGCTGGTGCTGGAGGCGCAGCGGCAGCCGCTCAGTCAAGTAGCAGGACAGAGCATGTGCAGCCGGCAAGCAGCAAGGCGGTCGCAGTAGTCGTCAATGGCAAGGCTGTGGAATGGAATGTGCAGCCGCTTATCCAAGACGGCACGACGTTCGTTCCGCTTCGTGAGGCGGGCAAGGCTGCCGCAGGCCGTATTGAATGGGATGGGAAGACGCAAACCGCAACCATTAAAGTAAATGGAGACGTCATCGTGCATCAGGCGGGAACGTCCGTGGTCACGGTGGACGGGCTGGCAATGAACATGTCCGCTTCTTCCCTGAATATTAATGGAACGCTCATGCTTCCGCTGCGGTCAGTTACGGATGCGCTCAAAGCCTCGTTGCAGCTGTCGCAGACGAAGGAGCTTCTGACGATTCGGATTCAGACAGATGCGGTAACGAAATATGGCAAAGCGGATGCAGCGGTTGACGATTATTTGAAGGGCGCAGGCTTCTCGGGCATGGCGCTTGTCGCGAAGGACGGCGAGGTGCTGCTTCGCAAAGGCTATGGCTTTTCTGGCACGAATAAATTAAATCGCCCAGACGCCAAGTCGCGTATCGCCTCCATTACAAAATCGTTCACAGCGGCATCCATTATGCAATTGGTCGAGCAAGGGAAGCTTAGCTTAAGCGACCCGGTGTCTAAATACGTGACGGGCATTCCGCGCGGCGATGATATAACGATTCATATGCTGCTATCGCATACGTCAGGGCTTCCATCCGAGTTTACGCGAAGCGGCGACGTCACCATTGAGCAGACGATTGCAGAGCTTCGAACGAAGCAGCTGAAATATGAGCCAGGCACGACTTATTTATATAGCAATAATGGCTACGTGCTGCTGGCCTATGTACTGGAGCAATTGTCTGGGGAAAGCTACGCTGATTACGTAAATGAGCATTTTCTCACTCCGCTGGGCATGAAAAATTCGGGGACGGCTACGCCAGCAACCCCGACCATACAGGGCTATATTTTGCAGAAAAATAACGAATGGGCCGCCGCTCCTTATTATGTGTCACAGTCGGGTACAGGAACGCTGTATTCAACCGTCGATGATTTGCTCAAATGGGATACGGCGCTGCGGGCGGGCAAGGTCGTAAGCGAGCAGTCGCTTGAAGCGATGTATACGCCGCATTCGGATAAAAATTACGGCTACGGCTGGATTGCGATAAACCTGAACGGCGAGAAGGGCGTCTTCCATAATGGCAGCGGCAGCGGCTATGCGACGGGTATGCTGCGTAATTTGGACAGTGGAAGGACGGTTATTTTGCTCGGCAACCATGCGGGCATGGATATGACGAAGCTGCTGCAGCAGGTGCATAAGCTGGCGGCAGAGCAATAA